The following proteins are encoded in a genomic region of Bernardetia sp. MNP-M8:
- the rsmI gene encoding 16S rRNA (cytidine(1402)-2'-O)-methyltransferase, which translates to MENTEKNIENQTSLYLVPTPIGNLADITLRALETLKKVDLILAEDTRKTGVLLKHYEIKQPLQSYHAHNEHHTVQKWIEQMQQGSVFALVSDAGTPAISDPGFLLVREALKANLNIECLTGATAFVPALVKSGLPSERFCFEGFLPHKKGRKTHLDALAEEKRTFILYESPHRLIKTLTQLAEVCGTDRNASVSRELTKVYEETKNGTLEEIISYFSNEGTIKGEFVIVVEGQTKPSKSVMIKK; encoded by the coding sequence ATGGAAAATACAGAAAAAAATATAGAAAATCAGACTTCGCTTTACCTTGTTCCGACACCAATCGGAAATTTGGCAGATATTACACTCAGAGCCTTAGAAACACTCAAAAAAGTAGATTTAATTTTAGCAGAAGATACACGCAAGACAGGTGTTTTGTTAAAACATTATGAGATAAAACAACCTTTACAGAGTTATCATGCTCATAATGAACATCATACTGTTCAGAAATGGATAGAACAAATGCAACAAGGAAGTGTTTTTGCGCTTGTTTCAGATGCAGGAACACCAGCCATTTCTGACCCTGGATTTTTGCTTGTTCGTGAAGCCTTGAAAGCAAATCTAAATATAGAATGTTTGACAGGTGCGACAGCTTTTGTACCTGCTCTTGTAAAATCAGGACTGCCAAGTGAGCGTTTTTGTTTTGAAGGATTTTTGCCACACAAAAAAGGAAGAAAAACTCATTTGGATGCTCTAGCAGAAGAAAAACGAACTTTTATTTTATACGAATCTCCTCACCGACTTATCAAAACACTTACACAACTTGCCGAAGTTTGTGGAACTGATAGAAATGCGTCTGTTTCTCGTGAACTTACAAAAGTGTATGAAGAAACCAAAAATGGAACTTTAGAAGAAATAATAAGTTATTTTTCTAATGAAGGAACAATAAAAGGCGAATTTGTAATTGTGGTAGAAGGACAGACCAAACCAAGTAAATCGGTTATGATTAAAAAGTAA
- a CDS encoding N-acetylglucosamine kinase — MILYADSGSTKTDWALKTEDGKILTWKSGGWNPYFLSTQQMIEEGKDFINKSYLENQNESSDYLEEYLYKVTKVQFYGAGCSTEENRKIVCAALETLFPQAKKIEVAHDLLGAAHSAYNDSENQKGIVLILGTGSNACLYNGNKITQELTNLGFWLGDEGSGGFLGKKLVIDFLYNRLSKEIHYLFYQKYKLNREIVLKRAYQEPKPNEFFASFVPFLYKYKDDSFVRNLIATTFDEFLNRIEEEFKDLNLNFYAVGSVAYFFEEILKERIAKRKGNLVRVVKSPIEGLVGKS; from the coding sequence ATGATTCTTTACGCAGATAGTGGCTCAACCAAAACAGACTGGGCATTAAAAACCGAAGATGGAAAAATACTGACTTGGAAAAGTGGAGGTTGGAATCCTTACTTTCTTTCTACACAGCAAATGATAGAAGAAGGTAAAGATTTTATCAATAAATCTTATCTTGAAAATCAAAATGAATCATCTGATTATTTGGAAGAGTATTTATATAAAGTAACCAAAGTTCAGTTTTATGGTGCTGGCTGTTCGACAGAAGAAAATAGAAAAATTGTTTGTGCAGCTCTAGAAACTCTTTTTCCACAAGCTAAAAAAATAGAAGTGGCTCACGACCTTTTGGGAGCTGCTCATTCTGCTTACAATGATTCAGAAAATCAAAAAGGAATCGTTCTTATTTTGGGAACAGGCTCAAATGCGTGTCTTTACAATGGAAATAAAATAACTCAGGAACTCACAAATTTAGGCTTTTGGTTGGGAGATGAAGGAAGTGGAGGATTTTTAGGAAAGAAATTAGTTATTGATTTTTTGTATAACCGTTTGTCTAAAGAAATTCATTATTTGTTTTATCAAAAGTATAAATTAAATAGAGAAATAGTTTTGAAAAGAGCCTATCAAGAACCAAAACCAAATGAGTTTTTTGCTTCTTTTGTTCCTTTTCTTTACAAATATAAAGATGATTCTTTTGTGCGAAACTTAATAGCTACTACTTTTGACGAATTTTTGAATAGGATAGAAGAAGAATTTAAAGATTTGAATCTCAATTTTTATGCTGTGGGTTCAGTAGCTTATTTTTTTGAAGAGATTTTGAAAGAACGAATTGCTAAGCGCAAAGGAAATTTAGTAAGAGTCGTTAAAAGTCCGATTGAAGGATTGGTAGGGAAAAGTTAG
- a CDS encoding amidohydrolase, with the protein MKLPLLQLSFFSHLFVLVLFIVMSSTLSSCSSKEAVDLIVHNAKVYTVDSTFSQQEAFAIRDGKFVEIGKSREILKKYTSARIVDAQKNYILPGIIDAHAHLYWLGQKLEEADVSKAKSLEEVITILQQYREANPDKKWIKGYGWNQNNWSPAILPTKEKLDEAFPDIPVFLKRIDEHVALVNQKALSEARINQYSRMPKGGTLGVYETKGEQGKLNKEQGLKGLNGLLYETAINLATDKMPTLTEEEMKRAFQGAEKVCFQNGVTSVGDALMDKKMFELLDSMHREKSLKLRIYAMIDPTEENQDYFLDKGTIKTDRLHAGALKLFADGTLGSYGAAMLEAYSDSASMYGAMWRSTDEYRQLIKKFADKGFQVNTHCIGDSANRIFLDLYGEFLGTEENKNKDLRWRIEHAQVVHHDDLKKFKKFKIIPSVQPTHAISDMPWVETRLGRVRMGHAYAYRELYEQNNRIAFGTDFPIEAVNPFATFHAAVARQDGLGNPKEGFQIENAVTREVALKAMTIWAAHAAFEENEKGSIEAGKFADFILIDTDIMKTDNRLLRNTHVLQTYVNGEMVYISN; encoded by the coding sequence ATGAAACTACCTTTACTTCAATTATCTTTCTTTTCTCATCTTTTCGTTTTAGTCCTTTTTATAGTTATGTCTAGTACACTCTCATCTTGTTCTTCTAAAGAAGCCGTTGATTTAATTGTTCATAATGCAAAAGTTTATACTGTTGATAGCACTTTTTCACAGCAAGAAGCCTTTGCTATTCGTGATGGAAAATTTGTAGAAATAGGTAAAAGTAGAGAAATTTTAAAAAAATATACAAGTGCAAGAATTGTTGATGCTCAAAAAAACTATATTCTCCCAGGTATTATTGATGCACATGCTCATTTATATTGGCTCGGACAAAAACTAGAAGAAGCAGACGTAAGCAAAGCCAAATCATTGGAAGAAGTAATTACTATTTTACAACAATATAGAGAAGCAAATCCAGATAAAAAATGGATAAAAGGCTATGGATGGAATCAAAACAATTGGAGTCCTGCTATTTTACCTACAAAAGAAAAATTAGATGAGGCTTTTCCAGACATTCCTGTTTTTTTGAAACGAATAGATGAACATGTCGCTTTAGTCAATCAGAAAGCATTATCAGAAGCTCGTATCAATCAATATTCCAGAATGCCAAAAGGGGGAACTTTGGGAGTTTATGAAACTAAGGGTGAACAAGGAAAGCTCAATAAAGAACAAGGATTAAAAGGACTAAACGGACTTTTGTACGAAACAGCTATAAACTTAGCAACTGATAAAATGCCTACATTGACAGAGGAAGAAATGAAAAGAGCCTTTCAGGGAGCTGAAAAAGTTTGTTTTCAGAATGGTGTAACTTCGGTAGGAGATGCACTTATGGATAAGAAAATGTTTGAGCTTTTAGATAGCATGCACAGAGAAAAGTCTCTAAAACTGCGTATCTATGCAATGATTGACCCCACAGAAGAAAATCAAGACTATTTTTTAGATAAAGGAACTATCAAAACAGATCGTTTGCATGCAGGAGCTTTAAAACTTTTTGCTGATGGAACGTTGGGTTCGTATGGTGCTGCAATGTTGGAAGCCTATTCAGATAGTGCATCTATGTATGGTGCAATGTGGAGAAGTACAGACGAATATAGACAATTAATCAAAAAATTTGCTGATAAAGGCTTTCAAGTCAATACACATTGTATTGGAGATTCGGCAAATCGTATATTTTTAGATTTATATGGCGAATTTTTGGGAACAGAAGAAAACAAAAATAAAGATTTGCGTTGGCGTATCGAACATGCTCAAGTAGTTCATCATGACGATTTAAAAAAATTCAAGAAATTCAAAATTATTCCTTCTGTTCAGCCTACACATGCTATTTCGGATATGCCTTGGGTAGAAACTCGTTTAGGGAGAGTTCGTATGGGTCATGCCTATGCGTATCGTGAGCTTTATGAACAAAATAATAGGATTGCTTTTGGAACAGATTTTCCAATAGAGGCTGTCAATCCATTTGCTACTTTTCATGCAGCCGTTGCAAGACAAGATGGTTTGGGAAATCCAAAAGAAGGTTTTCAAATAGAAAATGCTGTTACTCGTGAGGTAGCATTGAAAGCCATGACAATTTGGGCAGCTCATGCAGCTTTTGAGGAAAATGAAAAAGGAAGTATTGAAGCTGGTAAATTTGCTGATTTTATCCTTATTGATACCGATATTATGAAAACAGACAACAGACTTTTACGAAATACACATGTTTTGCAGACCTATGTAAATGGCGAGATGGTTTATATTAGTAACTAA